The following proteins are encoded in a genomic region of Cyclonatronum proteinivorum:
- a CDS encoding ribonuclease HII, translating to MLHFEQQLWKQGFSRVMGLDEVGRGCLAGPVVAAGVILPDDFNCAGITDSKQIPTHALRCQVAERIRKEAVFYAVKECSPQEIDTHNILQASFLAMQKCVEAADPTPDFLLVDGNRFTASLIPYECVVKGDTRSASIAAASILAKVYRDELMYSMHQLYPWYGWDTNVGYPTRTHYAGLEACGISPLHRRSFRLRTDKVLTTAPRNGYES from the coding sequence ATGCTTCATTTTGAACAACAGCTTTGGAAGCAGGGCTTTAGCCGTGTGATGGGGCTTGATGAAGTCGGCAGGGGCTGTCTTGCCGGTCCGGTCGTAGCGGCAGGGGTGATCTTACCGGATGATTTCAATTGTGCCGGAATTACCGACAGCAAGCAGATCCCGACACATGCGCTAAGGTGTCAAGTCGCGGAAAGAATCCGGAAGGAAGCCGTGTTTTATGCAGTGAAAGAGTGCAGCCCGCAGGAAATTGATACCCATAACATTTTACAAGCGTCTTTTCTGGCAATGCAAAAGTGCGTCGAGGCGGCTGATCCCACGCCTGATTTTTTGCTTGTTGACGGAAACCGGTTCACCGCTTCCCTGATCCCCTACGAATGTGTTGTTAAAGGCGATACCCGTTCCGCGAGTATTGCTGCCGCTTCCATCCTTGCGAAAGTGTATCGGGACGAATTGATGTACAGCATGCATCAGTTGTATCCATGGTACGGTTGGGATACGAATGTTGGGTATCCGACCAGGACACATTATGCCGGACTTGAGGCCTGCGGCATCAGTCCGCTGCACCGCCGCAGTTTCAGGCTGCGAACCGACAAGGTACTGACAACCGCGCCCCGGAACGGCTATGAGTCGTAA
- a CDS encoding vWA domain-containing protein: MRFLYQKWDPRFDQSKSKPAFDRLNEIFQQLLYISSGDVGQALKWLTELDKEYNLTAEYDNYGIADFIKELEERGYIKYDAEEVEVVITRKMERSLRTRALEEVFRNLRKGGAGQHKTAHQGKGLEREPETRAWQFGDDANQFDSTGTLLNALRNSPIDQFSLTENDLRVYETDHNTSMATVLMIDLSHSMILYGEDRITPAKKVAMALAELILSRYAKDSLEIIAFGNDVWKVSIDELPYLSVGPYHTNTLAGLELARHLLQRKKHANKQIFMITDGKPSAMYENGKLYKNSFGLDRKIVNKVLNEATQCRKEKITITTFMIAQDPYLQNFVREMTEANKGRAYFSGLNKLGGFVLEDYVRNRKKNV, from the coding sequence ATGCGTTTTCTCTATCAAAAATGGGACCCCCGGTTCGATCAGTCTAAGTCAAAACCGGCTTTTGACCGCCTCAACGAAATTTTTCAGCAGCTACTGTATATCAGCAGCGGTGATGTGGGGCAGGCTTTGAAATGGCTGACAGAGCTGGATAAGGAGTACAATCTGACAGCGGAGTACGACAATTACGGCATTGCTGATTTTATCAAAGAGCTGGAGGAGCGGGGGTACATTAAGTATGATGCCGAAGAGGTAGAAGTCGTGATCACCCGGAAAATGGAGCGCAGCCTTCGTACGCGGGCTTTGGAAGAGGTTTTCCGCAACCTGCGTAAAGGCGGGGCCGGACAGCATAAGACGGCACATCAGGGCAAGGGGCTTGAGCGTGAGCCTGAAACACGCGCCTGGCAATTCGGCGACGATGCCAATCAGTTCGACAGCACCGGCACCCTCCTGAATGCCCTGCGCAATAGCCCGATCGATCAGTTCAGCCTTACCGAGAATGATCTGCGCGTGTACGAAACAGATCACAACACCAGCATGGCAACTGTGCTCATGATTGATTTAAGCCACTCGATGATTTTGTACGGGGAGGACCGGATTACCCCGGCGAAGAAAGTCGCCATGGCGCTTGCTGAGCTTATCCTGAGCCGATATGCCAAAGACAGCCTCGAGATCATCGCATTCGGCAACGATGTGTGGAAAGTATCGATAGATGAGCTTCCGTACCTGAGTGTAGGCCCGTATCACACCAATACGCTCGCCGGACTCGAGCTTGCACGGCACCTCCTGCAGCGGAAAAAACACGCCAACAAGCAGATTTTCATGATTACCGACGGTAAGCCCTCAGCCATGTACGAAAACGGCAAGCTCTACAAAAACAGCTTTGGCCTCGACCGCAAGATCGTTAACAAAGTACTAAACGAAGCGACGCAGTGCCGCAAAGAAAAAATTACGATTACTACCTTTATGATTGCGCAGGACCCTTACCTGCAGAATTTTGTCCGTGAGATGACCGAAGCGAATAAAGGACGCGCCTACTTTTCAGGGCTGAACAAGCTCGGCGGTTTCGTACTTGAGGATTATGTGCGAAACAGGAAGAAGAATGTGTGA
- a CDS encoding CotH kinase family protein, with amino-acid sequence MPSRRNDFECPHLPVSTVPSTMRHVRKLTLLLTLILGISLSTAPLDGMNAQAQAQGLVVINEFQASNQNTIADEDGDYEDWIELHNPGTAPISLGGFGLSDNDGNPFKWILPDVSIPAGGYLLVWASGKDRSNPGGELHTNFSISASGEPLLITRPNGSTADFIPAQQLYPDISYGRLPAGSGFGFFATPTPGSSNTTTAYAGITPQPEFSQPGGFITGPVSLSLSLESPPETRNGDAGRGTIRYTLSHNKPGEGEDTAVYDTPLTIDGTRIVRATAQWPDYLPSEPVTEIFTRITPAVEAFSSNLPVMVMHEHGTEVTPGDRSPVSYLMLEPGSDGRARFSSPPAIQSRGVANIRGNSSQMFPKKMFGFHLYDDFDRSRNEALFGMPADHNWILYAPYSDKSLMRNVISYHLGAELHGYAPRTRFVELFLNPGNGALNDGHYHGVYVLTERIKWGEGRVDIPVPGRDNSDPGALTGGYIFKKDRLNEGDSGFTTQRGTMFAFVRPQERDMTPARTDYLRNYLSSFESALYGNDFTDPATGYRAWIDTETFIDHFILTELLKEIDGYRLSTYFTKNRHEKLRMGPLWDFNLSLGNANYLTGENPEGWYYTEPSNGNHCYIGCGVRDWYVRMLEDPAFDAQLRQRWQMHRQNQLSEDYLNELISSLQDELQEAQARNFIRWPILGQYVWPNYFVAETWEEELEWMRDWLMTRLAWIDEQLDDDSEPKEARLANFFFFGEQLPNNTPLEEIGNRYAAFDVAHLTFESALSGYPFISDHPDWRRAALERRNRPTDLNYRERGNAHIPFDDADMRGIQVRQPFAGDGGENALILHLPASETGGLILSFAAMDEGAAEYLDISYSVANGEPVWRTDGLNQHKLPLQDSYQLYTIDLGLIEEANQNPDFKVRIGFGGTDMSVDDGNRVTFNNIAFEYRLNGSDFVNLPEEQPRALQLMQNYPNPFNNNTIFEFTIPSQGFTELSVYTVLGQRVAVAVSDVLPSGTYRIPFNATGLASGVYLYRLTHNDRSVSRKFLLLK; translated from the coding sequence ATGCCTTCCCGCCGTAACGACTTCGAATGCCCCCATCTGCCGGTTTCCACTGTACCTTCAACCATGCGACACGTCCGTAAACTGACGCTCCTGTTAACCCTGATATTGGGCATCAGCTTATCAACAGCTCCGCTTGATGGCATGAATGCGCAGGCACAGGCACAGGGACTGGTTGTTATCAATGAGTTTCAGGCCTCCAACCAAAATACAATAGCCGATGAAGACGGCGATTACGAGGACTGGATTGAACTTCATAATCCCGGTACAGCACCCATCAGCCTGGGGGGCTTCGGGCTTTCAGATAATGACGGTAATCCGTTCAAGTGGATTTTGCCGGATGTAAGCATTCCTGCCGGTGGCTATCTTCTGGTCTGGGCTTCCGGCAAAGACCGCAGCAATCCGGGCGGGGAACTTCATACCAACTTCAGCATTTCGGCTTCCGGCGAGCCGCTGCTCATCACCCGTCCAAATGGCAGCACAGCCGATTTCATCCCCGCGCAGCAGCTGTATCCTGACATTTCCTACGGCCGTTTGCCCGCCGGCAGCGGCTTCGGATTTTTCGCAACGCCCACGCCGGGCAGCAGCAATACTACCACTGCCTATGCAGGCATAACGCCTCAGCCCGAATTTTCACAGCCGGGCGGCTTCATCACAGGTCCTGTCAGCCTCAGCCTGAGTCTTGAAAGTCCGCCTGAGACAAGAAATGGTGATGCAGGGCGTGGCACCATCCGCTACACCTTATCTCATAACAAACCCGGCGAGGGGGAAGACACCGCCGTTTATGACACCCCGCTTACCATTGACGGCACCCGAATCGTTCGGGCAACAGCACAATGGCCGGACTATCTGCCAAGTGAGCCGGTCACTGAAATCTTCACACGTATCACGCCTGCCGTGGAAGCCTTCAGCTCCAATCTGCCGGTGATGGTCATGCACGAGCACGGCACCGAAGTTACGCCGGGCGACCGCAGCCCGGTGAGCTACCTCATGCTTGAACCGGGTTCGGACGGCCGGGCGCGTTTCAGCTCCCCGCCCGCGATTCAGAGCCGCGGGGTTGCCAACATACGGGGCAACAGTTCGCAGATGTTTCCCAAAAAAATGTTCGGCTTTCATTTGTATGATGATTTTGACCGAAGCCGGAACGAAGCCCTCTTTGGCATGCCCGCTGATCACAACTGGATTCTGTATGCGCCTTACAGTGATAAGTCGCTGATGCGCAACGTCATATCCTATCATCTTGGCGCGGAGCTGCACGGCTACGCCCCCCGCACCCGCTTTGTCGAACTCTTCCTCAACCCCGGCAACGGTGCCCTCAATGACGGACACTATCACGGCGTTTATGTGCTCACCGAACGGATCAAGTGGGGCGAAGGGCGCGTGGATATTCCGGTTCCGGGACGCGACAACAGCGATCCCGGTGCGCTCACCGGCGGCTACATTTTCAAGAAGGACCGTCTGAATGAAGGTGACAGCGGCTTCACGACACAACGCGGGACGATGTTTGCCTTTGTGCGACCGCAGGAACGGGACATGACACCGGCCCGCACAGACTATCTCAGGAACTACCTGAGCAGCTTTGAATCTGCCCTCTATGGCAACGACTTTACCGACCCGGCGACCGGATACCGCGCATGGATTGATACCGAAACCTTTATCGATCACTTCATCCTCACTGAGCTGCTCAAAGAAATTGACGGCTACCGCCTCAGCACCTATTTCACCAAAAACCGGCACGAAAAACTGCGTATGGGGCCACTTTGGGATTTCAACCTGAGTCTCGGCAATGCAAACTATCTCACGGGGGAAAACCCGGAAGGCTGGTATTACACAGAGCCCTCCAACGGCAATCACTGTTACATCGGCTGCGGCGTGCGGGACTGGTACGTGCGCATGCTGGAAGATCCCGCTTTTGATGCACAGCTTCGTCAGCGCTGGCAGATGCACCGGCAAAATCAGCTGTCGGAAGACTATCTGAACGAGCTGATCAGCAGCCTGCAGGATGAGCTGCAGGAAGCGCAGGCGCGTAATTTCATCCGCTGGCCCATTCTGGGACAGTACGTATGGCCCAATTACTTCGTGGCCGAAACCTGGGAGGAAGAGCTTGAATGGATGCGGGACTGGCTCATGACCCGCCTGGCCTGGATTGATGAGCAGCTGGATGATGACAGCGAACCCAAAGAAGCCCGCCTTGCCAACTTTTTCTTTTTCGGCGAACAGCTTCCCAACAACACCCCGCTGGAGGAAATCGGCAACCGCTATGCCGCTTTTGATGTCGCACACCTTACGTTTGAATCGGCCCTCAGCGGCTACCCCTTCATCTCAGATCATCCCGACTGGCGCCGTGCAGCCCTCGAGCGCAGAAACAGGCCGACCGACCTTAATTACCGGGAGCGCGGCAATGCGCACATCCCCTTTGATGATGCTGATATGCGCGGCATTCAGGTACGTCAGCCCTTCGCGGGCGACGGGGGCGAGAATGCGCTCATCCTGCACCTGCCTGCCTCCGAAACCGGCGGACTCATCCTGAGCTTTGCCGCCATGGACGAAGGGGCCGCTGAGTATCTCGATATCAGCTACTCCGTCGCCAACGGGGAACCGGTCTGGCGCACCGACGGCCTAAACCAGCACAAGCTCCCGCTGCAGGACAGCTATCAGCTTTACACCATCGATCTCGGCCTGATTGAAGAAGCCAACCAAAACCCGGACTTCAAGGTCCGCATCGGTTTCGGTGGTACCGATATGTCGGTAGATGATGGCAACCGGGTGACCTTCAACAACATCGCCTTTGAGTACCGGCTTAACGGATCAGACTTCGTGAATCTGCCGGAAGAGCAGCCCCGCGCCCTTCAGTTGATGCAGAACTATCCGAATCCGTTCAATAATAACACCATCTTCGAGTTCACCATACCGTCCCAAGGTTTCACCGAATTGTCGGTTTATACGGTTCTGGGTCAACGAGTAGCCGTTGCCGTAAGCGACGTATTACCGTCGGGCACCTACCGCATTCCTTTCAATGCTACGGGTCTCGCAAGCGGGGTGTACCTCTACCGCCTCACCCACAACGACCGCTCGGTATCCCGCAAATTCTTGCTATTGAAGTAA
- a CDS encoding CHRD domain-containing protein, translated as MKKLFTSIASVLLMIFAVGLTAQAQQTFDVTVESVNESHPNFGNTFPVVYVIDGVQGAELTLQRGETYTFNVDASGHPFFLSVQEEFNGYEGEITDGVVNSRVQNGVLTFTPGDDLPDVIWYQCGFHADMGWKINLTDAPEFQNFTAFLSGSSEVPPVFTAATGMVEASLNGSELTLTGTFEGLSTAIMPVGETGVHIHAGFTGENGPVEVILNPVLSAGNTAGTFDETVTLTPDQANLLQQRGMYINIHTERHPAGELRGQLLPSDRTIFQAYASGGFEVPANTSTAQGGLSLEWDGSTLVVTGAFSGLIGDYIEEVGNTGSGAHLHRGFAGENGGVDVSLTPTVDEDGRSGIFEAANNTFENVPAEIVSRLADRGHYLNIHSEAFPAGEIRGQVLPQANIYFYAPLSGAFEIPQNTSQATGAVFVEWYASDSSIVATGSFAGLESDYNLDIGSHFHNGPAGQNGGVDLVLNPVLGDDNRSGTYLPADNTFTLTAEDVNALVSRSWYVNIHSTDIPPGEIRGQVLPLAQHYFYAALTGLTEVQPVQTEAFGGIAVELRGTELTLSGSFNDLESNFLGSPGVHIHEGAAGTNGGIVFDLNPQLDSADDARNGIFDAGENVFSLSMDELVQLVSGELYVNVHSVDNMPGEIRGQLLLAPNRAPATAPEITFPADGATLVLEGAGSTPFEPEWTAAEDADGDLLVYVWELALDADFEDSVLQLSTGEATAAPLTFGTVDALLADLGVAEGESVTVWHRAFATDGSGFNTGDGASVTLQRGVVTSVNEGTELAGSFRLEQNYPNPFNPVTNIRYELPAAGNVQLSVYNMLGQRVALLVNETQSAGIHTVQFDGSRLSSGVYLYRLETEGTQLTRRMMLVK; from the coding sequence ATGAAAAAACTATTCACAAGTATAGCATCAGTATTGCTGATGATATTTGCTGTGGGGCTGACGGCTCAGGCACAGCAAACTTTCGATGTTACCGTTGAGTCGGTTAATGAGAGCCATCCGAACTTTGGCAATACCTTTCCCGTCGTCTATGTCATTGATGGCGTGCAGGGGGCTGAACTGACCCTGCAGCGGGGCGAAACCTACACCTTCAATGTTGATGCGAGCGGACACCCTTTTTTCCTGTCGGTTCAGGAAGAATTTAACGGCTATGAAGGTGAGATTACCGACGGCGTGGTCAATTCACGCGTGCAAAACGGCGTACTGACCTTTACGCCGGGCGACGATCTTCCGGATGTCATCTGGTATCAGTGCGGATTTCATGCTGATATGGGCTGGAAGATCAACCTTACCGATGCGCCTGAATTTCAAAACTTTACCGCTTTCCTGAGCGGTTCAAGTGAAGTGCCGCCTGTGTTTACCGCTGCAACCGGAATGGTTGAGGCGAGCCTGAACGGCAGCGAGCTCACCCTCACCGGAACATTTGAAGGCCTAAGCACAGCTATTATGCCGGTAGGGGAAACCGGTGTGCACATTCACGCAGGCTTCACCGGCGAGAATGGCCCGGTCGAGGTCATCCTGAATCCGGTGCTTTCTGCCGGAAATACTGCCGGTACGTTTGATGAAACGGTTACGCTGACTCCCGATCAGGCTAATCTATTGCAGCAACGTGGCATGTACATCAACATCCATACTGAACGCCATCCTGCAGGTGAGCTGCGCGGACAGCTGCTGCCTTCCGACCGCACTATTTTTCAGGCCTATGCTTCCGGCGGTTTTGAAGTCCCGGCCAATACGAGCACGGCACAGGGCGGACTTTCGCTGGAGTGGGACGGCAGCACTCTGGTTGTCACCGGGGCCTTCTCCGGTCTGATAGGCGATTATATCGAAGAAGTCGGCAATACCGGCAGCGGGGCACACCTGCACCGCGGCTTTGCAGGTGAAAACGGCGGGGTAGATGTTTCCCTCACCCCAACTGTCGATGAAGACGGTCGCTCCGGCATTTTTGAAGCCGCCAACAATACTTTTGAAAACGTACCCGCAGAAATCGTGTCGCGCCTTGCCGACCGCGGACACTACCTGAATATTCACTCCGAGGCCTTTCCTGCTGGTGAAATCCGCGGACAGGTATTGCCGCAGGCCAACATTTACTTCTACGCACCCCTGTCCGGTGCGTTTGAAATTCCGCAGAACACGAGTCAGGCAACCGGCGCCGTCTTCGTAGAATGGTATGCTTCGGACAGTTCCATTGTGGCAACCGGCTCATTTGCGGGCCTGGAATCAGACTACAACCTTGATATCGGATCGCATTTTCACAACGGACCTGCCGGACAAAACGGTGGCGTTGATCTTGTGCTGAATCCCGTGCTGGGCGATGATAACCGCAGCGGGACCTATCTGCCGGCTGATAACACCTTCACCCTGACCGCCGAAGATGTGAATGCGCTCGTATCCCGCTCGTGGTATGTGAACATCCACAGTACGGATATTCCGCCGGGCGAAATCCGTGGTCAGGTCCTGCCGCTGGCGCAGCACTATTTCTATGCCGCACTCACGGGACTCACAGAAGTACAGCCGGTTCAGACCGAAGCCTTCGGGGGTATTGCTGTTGAGCTGCGCGGCACCGAGCTTACCCTGAGCGGAAGCTTTAATGACTTGGAAAGCAACTTCCTGGGTTCCCCCGGTGTCCACATTCATGAAGGTGCTGCCGGAACCAATGGCGGTATTGTGTTTGATTTGAACCCGCAGCTCGACAGCGCGGATGACGCCCGCAACGGCATTTTTGATGCAGGTGAGAATGTGTTCAGCCTCAGCATGGATGAACTCGTTCAGCTTGTCAGTGGTGAGTTGTATGTGAATGTGCACTCGGTTGATAACATGCCGGGCGAAATCCGGGGGCAGCTGCTGCTTGCGCCAAACCGCGCTCCGGCTACCGCACCTGAAATCACTTTCCCTGCCGATGGTGCAACGCTGGTGCTGGAAGGCGCTGGGTCAACACCTTTTGAGCCGGAGTGGACTGCCGCAGAAGATGCGGATGGAGATCTGCTCGTCTATGTGTGGGAACTCGCGCTTGATGCTGATTTCGAAGACAGCGTGCTGCAGCTCAGCACCGGGGAAGCAACCGCAGCGCCCCTCACCTTTGGCACTGTTGACGCCCTGCTCGCCGACCTTGGCGTAGCTGAAGGCGAATCGGTAACTGTGTGGCACCGCGCTTTTGCTACCGACGGCAGTGGATTCAACACCGGCGATGGCGCATCAGTGACCTTGCAGCGCGGTGTGGTTACTTCTGTTAATGAAGGCACCGAGCTTGCGGGAAGCTTCCGCCTCGAGCAAAACTATCCGAACCCCTTCAACCCGGTCACCAACATCCGGTATGAGCTGCCCGCAGCCGGAAACGTACAGCTCTCGGTGTATAACATGCTGGGACAGCGCGTAGCCCTGCTCGTCAATGAAACACAAAGCGCTGGCATACACACCGTGCAGTTCGACGGCAGCCGCCTTTCAAGTGGCGTGTACCTGTACCGCCTCGAAACAGAAGGCACACAGCTTACCCGCAGAATGATGCTGGTGAAATAA
- a CDS encoding electron transfer flavoprotein subunit beta/FixA family protein: MKISVCIKQVPDVSAPISIKDGALSQDSDRMVLDAYSASAVEEALVLTQAHGGEVEVVLVGPDKAKETIRKALAMGAASGVHIQVEEMEGLDSGAFAEILAAWHKQSSFDAILTGKQSQDTDAGLTGGMLAWKLELPYCANAVGLTYENDSFLVKRQGDTGQEMVALKSPCLVTCSNDMNEPRIPSLKGIMQSKKKPVKTVTLDDLGLTLDAVKGSVVKTEGKGYKEVPGREPGQKFEGDAEELVSQLVNLLDNEAKVL, encoded by the coding sequence ATGAAAATCAGTGTTTGTATTAAACAAGTCCCGGACGTATCCGCTCCGATAAGTATTAAAGACGGAGCCCTATCACAGGATTCAGACCGCATGGTGCTGGATGCCTACTCTGCCTCGGCCGTTGAAGAAGCCCTGGTACTCACACAGGCACACGGCGGGGAAGTCGAAGTTGTGCTGGTTGGTCCGGATAAGGCCAAGGAAACCATTCGTAAAGCGCTGGCTATGGGCGCAGCATCCGGGGTACACATTCAGGTTGAAGAAATGGAAGGACTGGATTCCGGCGCCTTTGCCGAAATTCTGGCGGCCTGGCACAAGCAAAGCAGCTTCGACGCCATTCTCACCGGCAAGCAAAGTCAGGATACGGATGCCGGCCTCACCGGTGGCATGCTGGCCTGGAAACTCGAGCTGCCCTACTGCGCCAACGCCGTAGGACTCACCTACGAAAACGACAGCTTCCTGGTGAAACGTCAGGGCGATACCGGTCAGGAAATGGTTGCGCTCAAAAGCCCCTGCCTGGTCACCTGTTCAAACGACATGAACGAGCCGCGCATACCGAGCCTGAAAGGTATTATGCAGAGCAAGAAGAAGCCGGTTAAAACCGTAACGCTGGATGATCTGGGCCTTACACTCGACGCCGTGAAAGGCAGCGTAGTTAAAACCGAAGGGAAAGGCTATAAGGAAGTACCCGGCCGCGAACCCGGCCAAAAATTTGAGGGCGATGCCGAAGAACTGGTTTCTCAGCTCGTGAATTTGCTGGATAACGAGGCCAAAGTATTGTAA
- a CDS encoding electron transfer flavoprotein subunit alpha/FixB family protein — protein sequence MSHILVYIAATDGKVKRSSLEVLSYCRRLAADNNLKLSAAVLDADPSRYTDTINQYGADTIFTVKEPVFANHLNTPLIEGLSKIISESNPRLVAFASTESAKEVMGALAARHQAGAIPDVASFSLNGDSVEAERPVMAAKVLSVTSSSSPLVMVSVRSGSYDAVEQAGSAEVQEVAFDFDEGGLKNILKEVISSSGDKVDLSEAEVVVAAGRGIKDAEGVKLVEDLADALGAAIGASRAVTESGLFPATLQIGQTGKVVSPQLYFAIGISGAIQHVAGMANSKVIVAINKDADAPIFQYATYGLVGDLFKILPLLTEQIRSVKAG from the coding sequence ATGTCACACATTTTAGTTTACATCGCAGCTACCGACGGCAAAGTTAAGCGCTCATCCCTTGAAGTGCTGAGTTACTGCCGCAGGCTGGCCGCGGATAACAACCTGAAGCTCAGCGCCGCAGTACTTGACGCTGATCCTTCCCGCTACACCGATACCATCAATCAGTACGGCGCGGACACCATTTTCACGGTGAAGGAACCCGTATTTGCGAATCACCTGAACACACCCCTCATTGAAGGACTGAGCAAAATCATATCTGAAAGCAATCCGCGACTTGTTGCGTTTGCTTCCACCGAATCCGCCAAAGAAGTAATGGGCGCCCTTGCTGCGCGTCATCAGGCGGGCGCGATTCCGGACGTTGCCTCCTTTAGCCTGAATGGCGACAGCGTAGAAGCCGAGCGCCCCGTAATGGCGGCCAAAGTGCTGAGTGTGACCTCAAGCAGCAGTCCGCTGGTGATGGTTTCTGTCCGTTCCGGCTCTTACGATGCCGTAGAGCAGGCCGGCTCAGCCGAAGTACAGGAAGTCGCCTTTGATTTTGATGAAGGCGGACTGAAAAACATCCTGAAGGAAGTGATCTCAAGCTCCGGCGACAAAGTTGATCTTTCCGAAGCTGAAGTTGTGGTTGCGGCAGGTCGCGGAATCAAAGATGCCGAAGGCGTGAAGCTGGTCGAAGACCTGGCCGATGCGCTCGGCGCAGCCATTGGCGCAAGCCGCGCAGTCACCGAATCCGGACTCTTCCCCGCAACCCTGCAGATCGGTCAGACCGGGAAAGTCGTTTCGCCTCAGCTTTATTTTGCCATTGGTATTTCCGGCGCGATTCAGCACGTTGCCGGCATGGCCAACTCCAAGGTCATCGTAGCCATCAACAAAGACGCCGACGCGCCGATTTTTCAGTATGCGACCTACGGCCTTGTGGGAGATCTCTTCAAAATCCTGCCGCTGCTCACTGAGCAAATCCGCAGCGTGAAGGCAGGCTAA
- a CDS encoding FAD-dependent oxidoreductase produces MEDKFDCIVIGGGIAGLSAAMVLARNNMKFMLIERGEFSGAKNVSGGVLWGEGLSKLVPNYWEEEDAGFERFINHRRLTFMDPDSTFSIDFKSESFNGTPYKGVVVLRSKFDNWLAEKVQEAIDQSEHADECFLAPNILVEEVLMQDGKAVGIKAGGDEFYADSVIIAEGVNNLLTRQIGLQDKYVPADALAVGVKEIIRFDQKVLEDRFQLNGLSGMSNEFIGTATQGVEGGGFLYTNRDTLSFGLVLGMISLRDSGLKPYDILNEFKAHPVIRDILRDGEVVEYSAHAVSTGDMKVMPKEIYADGVLVAGEAANLLMNSGKAIQGMDYALHSGVLAAETIVEAKQKGDYSKTTMKSYRDKLEKSFVLQDMRNFQGAVEFLHSKQMFESVPGLVCDFGKQFFSIKNEPTPKTREMLTKSIKKHSSYWDLLKLGLKGARSL; encoded by the coding sequence ATGGAAGATAAATTTGACTGTATCGTCATCGGAGGCGGCATTGCGGGGCTGAGCGCGGCCATGGTGCTCGCCCGCAACAACATGAAGTTCATGCTCATCGAGCGGGGCGAATTCAGCGGGGCGAAGAACGTCTCCGGCGGCGTGCTCTGGGGTGAAGGTCTCTCCAAGCTCGTGCCCAACTACTGGGAGGAAGAAGACGCCGGTTTCGAGCGCTTCATCAATCACCGCCGCCTCACCTTCATGGACCCGGACTCCACCTTCAGCATCGACTTCAAAAGCGAGAGTTTCAACGGCACCCCTTACAAGGGCGTTGTGGTGCTGCGCTCGAAGTTCGACAACTGGCTTGCCGAGAAGGTGCAGGAAGCCATAGACCAAAGCGAGCACGCCGACGAGTGCTTTCTCGCCCCGAACATTCTCGTGGAAGAAGTGCTGATGCAGGACGGCAAAGCGGTCGGCATCAAAGCAGGCGGCGACGAATTCTACGCCGATTCCGTCATCATTGCGGAGGGCGTCAACAACCTGCTCACGCGGCAGATCGGCCTGCAGGACAAGTACGTCCCCGCCGACGCCCTGGCTGTTGGCGTGAAAGAGATCATCCGCTTCGATCAGAAAGTGCTGGAAGACCGCTTTCAGCTCAACGGACTCAGCGGCATGAGCAACGAATTCATCGGCACGGCCACGCAGGGCGTTGAAGGTGGCGGTTTCCTCTACACCAACCGCGACACCCTCTCCTTCGGCCTCGTGCTCGGCATGATCAGCCTCCGCGATTCCGGCCTCAAGCCTTACGACATCCTGAACGAATTCAAGGCCCATCCGGTCATCCGCGACATCCTGCGGGATGGCGAAGTCGTTGAATACTCCGCGCATGCGGTCTCCACCGGCGACATGAAGGTGATGCCGAAGGAAATCTACGCCGACGGTGTACTCGTAGCCGGTGAAGCCGCCAATTTGCTGATGAACTCGGGCAAGGCCATTCAGGGCATGGATTACGCCCTGCACTCCGGCGTACTCGCCGCCGAAACCATCGTGGAAGCCAAACAAAAAGGCGACTACAGCAAAACCACCATGAAATCCTACCGCGACAAGCTTGAAAAAAGCTTCGTGCTGCAGGATATGCGCAACTTCCAGGGCGCGGTCGAGTTTCTGCACAGCAAGCAGATGTTCGAATCGGTCCCGGGGCTGGTCTGTGATTTCGGGAAACAGTTCTTCTCCATCAAAAACGAACCCACCCCGAAAACCCGCGAGATGCTAACCAAATCCATCAAAAAACACTCCAGCTACTGGGATTTACTGAAATTAGGACTTAAAGGAGCACGCTCACTATGA
- a CDS encoding ferredoxin family protein translates to MKKLSIAERLGMVNYLNQGKSEAKPHILVNTDICNTECGHKATTRVCPANCYTLDEVGKVHFQFEDCIECGTCMYACDKGAVEWHYPDPEIGRGVKWNFG, encoded by the coding sequence ATGAAAAAACTCAGCATCGCTGAACGCCTGGGGATGGTCAACTACCTGAACCAGGGCAAATCAGAAGCAAAACCCCACATTCTCGTCAACACCGATATCTGCAACACCGAGTGCGGCCACAAAGCTACGACCCGCGTGTGCCCGGCCAACTGCTACACCCTCGACGAAGTCGGCAAGGTGCACTTCCAGTTTGAAGACTGCATCGAATGCGGCACCTGCATGTACGCATGCGACAAAGGCGCCGTAGAATGGCACTACCCCGACCCCGAAATCGGCCGCGGCGTAAAATGGAACTTCGGCTAA